One Astatotilapia calliptera chromosome 1, fAstCal1.2, whole genome shotgun sequence DNA segment encodes these proteins:
- the tmco3 gene encoding transmembrane and coiled-coil domain-containing protein 3: MQAVCWLLCLSLAGASAVVHKDQVAQHAVKLYRSKRAAHGQSWVAGNCKRLVGLLRQKNVVFKKLEAAADAVGKDRSLSETEKHFQVHTLEVLQKELNESEHLVFQALHSLQRALQGDYKDVVNMKESSRQRLEALREAAIKEEQEYVELVAAEKHQQEAVKSALAQNKTLSILDEILEDVRKAADRLEEEIEEHAFDNNKQMKGVNVEAVLRVEDDEENGSKRKNKSRQKEVEDDLGLSMLIDSQNNQYVLTKPRDSTMPRADHHFIKDLVSVVMLSLPCGWICTLAGLPPMFGYIICGVLLGPSGLNSIKSMVQVETLGELGVFFTLFVVGLEFSPERLRKVWKISVQGSCSLSLLMVGAGLLWGQVLHIRPTQTVFISTCLSLSSTPLVSRFLAGGSRGDKEAELDYSSVLLGMLVMQDVQLGLFIAVMPTLIQAQSGELDGFLYGSLHVLYLLAQVLVSLAAVLLLCLLFRSFLIGPFYKKLHTESKGNREILVLGMAAFVFFMLTVTEVLDVSMELGCFLAGALLSSQGHMVTAEVMGCIEPIRDFLAIIFFASIGFHVFPTFVLYELTILLALTLTLVIMKFMMAVLVLSAILPPGSRHIQWIVSAGLAQVSEFSFVLGSRARRAGIISREVYLLVLSVTTLSLLLAPLLWKVTTHRWVPRTERRPVT, from the exons ATGCAGGCTGTATGTTGGCTGCTGTGCCTCAGCCTGGCAGGGGCATCTGCCGTGGTCCACAAAGACCAGGTGGCCCAGCATGCCGTCAAGCTCTATCGAAGTAAAAGGGCTGCACACGGGCAGAGCTGGGTGGCTGGTAACTGCAAGCGGCTGGTGGGCCTCCTACGTCAGAAAAATGTGGTTTTCAAGAAGCTGGAGGCTGCTGCCGATGCTGTTGGGAAAGACCGGAGCCTTTCAGAGACTGAGAAACACTTCCAG GTTCACACTCTGGAGGTTTTGCAGAAGGAGCTGAATGAGAGCGAGCACCTCGTGTTCCAGGCGTTGCACAGCCTGCAGAGAGCGCTACAGGGAGACTACAAGGATGTGGTCAACATGAAGGAGAGCAGCAGACAAAGGCTGGAGGCCCTCAGGGAGGCAGCCATAAAG GAAGAACAGGAGTACGTGGAGCTGGTGGCGGCTGAGAAGCATCAGCAGGAAGCTGTTAAAAGCGCTTTGGCCCAGAACAAGACTCTGTCCATCCTGGATGAGATCCTGGAGGATGTCAGGAAGGCAGCCGACCGACTTGAGGAGGAGATCGAAGAGCACGCCTTTGACAACAACAAGCAG ATGAAAGGAGTGAATGTAGAGGCCGTGCTGAGAGTGGAAGACGACGAAGAGAATGGAAGCAAGAGGAAGAACAAGTCCAGGCAAAAGGAAGTGGAGGATGACCTGGGACTGAGCATGCTCATTGACTCGCAGAACAACCAGTATGTTCTGACTAAACCGCGAGACTCAACAATGCCGAGAGCCGACCACCACTTTATCAAA GACTTGGTTTCAGTGGTGATGTTGTCTCTGCCCTGTGGCTGGATTTGCACTCTGGCGGGTCTTCCTCCCATGTTTGGATATATCATCTGCGGGGTCCTGCTTGGTCCTTCTGGGCTCAACAGCATCAAG TCTATGGTTCAGGTGGAGACTCTCGGGGAGTTGGGTGTGTTTTTCACTCTCTTTGTGGTCGGACTGGAGTTCTCACCTGAGCGCCTCAGAAAG GTATGGAAGATTTCAGTTCAGGGTTCCTGCTCTTTGAGTCTGCTGATGGTAGGAGCCGGTTTGCTGTGGGGACAAGTCCTGCATATTCGACCCACCCAGACTGTCTTCATCTCTACTTGTTTGTCCTTGTCCAGCACTCCACTGGTGTCCCGCTTCCtggcaggaggaagcagaggagataaggaag ctgAGCTGGACTACAGCAGCGTTCTCCTTGGGATGTTGGTGATGCAAGATGTTCAGCTCGGCCTCTTCATCGCTGTCATGCCGACTCTGATCCAGGCACAAAGTGGAGAGTTGGACGG CTTCCTGTATGGCAGCCTCCACGTGCTCTATCTCCTGGCCCAGGTCCTGGTGTCGCTGGCTGCTGTGCTTCTGCTCTGCTTGCTCTTCAGATCATTCCTGATTGGCCCCTTTTACAAGAAGCTTCACACTGAGAGCAAAGGCAACAGGGAGATCCTGGTGCTGGGGATGGcagcttttgtctttttcatgcTGACA GTAACTGAGGTGCTGGATGTTTCCATGGAGCTCGGTTGTTTCCTGGCTGGAGCTTTGCTGTCCTCACAGGGTCACATGGTCACAGCAGAGGTCATGGGATGCATCGAGCCGATCAGAGACTTCCTTGCCATCATCTTCTTTGCTTCTATCG GTTTCCACGTGTTCCCGACATTTGTGCTGTATGAACTCACCATCCTGCTGGCGCTAACTCTCACACTCGTCATTATGAAG TTTATGATGGCTGTACTCGTGCTGTCAGCAATCTTGCCTCCAGGGTCTCGGCACATACAGTGGATCGTCTCTGCTGGCCTCGCTCAGGTCAGCGAATTCTCCTTCGTCCTGGGCAGTCGTGCGCGTCGAGCTGGCATCATCTCCAGAGAG GTGTACCTGCTGGTCCTCAGCGTCACCactctcagtctgctgctggCTCCGCTGCTCTGGAAGGTTACCACACACAGATGGGTTCCCCGCACCGAACGCAGACCAGTCACATGA